A region of Chloracidobacterium sp. DNA encodes the following proteins:
- a CDS encoding helix-turn-helix transcriptional regulator, translating to MTDQLLIKEFGKRIRQLRTERKLSQEELSFQTGFHRTYIGMVERGLNFTFSR from the coding sequence ATGACGGATCAACTCCTCATCAAGGAATTCGGCAAAAGGATCAGACAACTTCGAACCGAGCGTAAACTCTCACAAGAAGAACTCTCATTCCAAACCGGCTTCCACCGCACCTACATCGGCATGGTCGAACGCGGTTTAAATTTCACTTTTAGTAGGTAG
- the asnB gene encoding asparagine synthase (glutamine-hydrolyzing), translating into MCGITGFVNADGNAVNGSILEAMNQAIIHRGPDEDGFYIHENVGLAMRRLSIIDVAGGQQPIHNADKTKWIVFNGEIYNYQTLRDDLEKRGHFFYTKSDTEVVVHLYDEYGVDCLHHLRGMFALAIWDETEKSLFLARDRVGKKPLLYSHQVNGDLIFGSEFQAVLKHPSISREVDNGAIDSYLSYLCVPAPQTAFKQIRKLEPGHWLSWKGGNIETKRYWQPDFSKKIKITEEEAIEETTSILRESTRLRLISEVPLGAFLSGGVDSSAVVALMAQESAQPVKTFSIGFEEEDFSELKYAKRVADHVGAEYNEFIVRPNALDVIPTLVEHYGEPYADSSAIPTYYVAKETRKYVTVALNGDGGDESFAGYERYVAMRTAETYGRIPAALRKLFIEAPVSFLPTSELKRSRLRDAKRFLRAANLLRTERYFTWVSAFNCNSKTELYTPEFAASVSGQNASALLDRWFTAANGTGTLDSTLLTDQMTYLPNDLLVKVDIATMANSLEARSPFLDHKLIEFAASLPENIKMRGFETKSLLKKVAARLVPKDVVYRRKMGFGVPIGKWFRGEMKDFVRGVLLSEKSLKRGIVKPEILERYVNEHTSAARDHSFQLWTLLMLELWFQRFIDP; encoded by the coding sequence ATGTGCGGAATCACAGGTTTTGTAAATGCCGATGGCAACGCGGTGAATGGCTCGATTCTCGAAGCGATGAATCAAGCGATAATTCATCGTGGACCTGATGAAGACGGTTTTTACATCCACGAAAATGTTGGCCTCGCTATGCGGCGTTTATCGATCATCGACGTTGCCGGTGGTCAACAGCCGATACATAACGCTGACAAAACAAAATGGATCGTCTTTAATGGGGAGATCTATAATTACCAAACCCTCAGAGATGATTTGGAAAAGCGCGGCCATTTCTTTTACACAAAATCGGATACTGAGGTGGTCGTTCATCTTTATGACGAATACGGCGTGGATTGCCTGCATCATCTGCGCGGAATGTTTGCTTTGGCGATCTGGGACGAAACGGAAAAGTCTCTCTTTCTGGCACGCGACCGCGTAGGCAAAAAGCCATTGCTTTATTCGCATCAGGTAAACGGCGATCTGATTTTTGGTTCAGAGTTTCAGGCTGTATTAAAACATCCGTCAATTTCGCGCGAGGTGGATAATGGTGCGATCGACAGCTATTTGTCGTATCTCTGCGTTCCGGCACCGCAAACGGCGTTCAAGCAAATTCGCAAACTCGAACCCGGCCATTGGCTGAGCTGGAAAGGCGGCAACATCGAAACAAAACGTTACTGGCAGCCTGACTTTTCAAAAAAAATAAAAATCACAGAAGAAGAGGCCATCGAAGAAACCACTAGTATCCTGCGTGAATCGACGCGGCTGCGGCTTATTTCCGAAGTGCCTTTAGGAGCCTTTCTTTCGGGTGGAGTTGATTCTTCGGCGGTTGTTGCGTTGATGGCCCAGGAAAGCGCACAGCCGGTAAAAACGTTTTCGATCGGATTTGAAGAGGAAGATTTTAGCGAACTCAAATACGCCAAACGCGTTGCCGATCATGTCGGAGCTGAGTATAACGAGTTCATTGTGCGGCCAAACGCACTTGATGTTATCCCGACGCTTGTCGAACATTACGGCGAGCCCTACGCCGACTCGAGCGCGATCCCGACATACTACGTTGCAAAAGAGACCAGAAAATACGTGACGGTTGCTCTGAACGGCGACGGAGGTGATGAGAGTTTTGCAGGATATGAGCGATACGTCGCAATGCGAACAGCTGAAACGTACGGACGTATACCTGCCGCTTTGAGAAAGCTGTTCATCGAAGCCCCCGTCAGCTTCCTACCGACCTCGGAATTGAAACGAAGTCGTCTGCGGGATGCAAAACGCTTTTTACGCGCCGCAAACCTGCTGCGGACCGAACGATACTTTACTTGGGTGTCTGCCTTTAACTGCAACTCAAAAACTGAACTGTACACGCCCGAGTTTGCCGCTTCGGTATCAGGCCAAAATGCTTCTGCTTTATTAGATCGCTGGTTCACGGCGGCAAACGGTACAGGAACGCTCGACTCAACATTGTTGACCGATCAAATGACCTATCTGCCTAACGATCTTTTAGTAAAGGTCGATATAGCGACGATGGCAAATTCGCTTGAGGCCCGTTCGCCGTTTCTCGATCACAAACTTATCGAGTTTGCCGCGAGCCTGCCGGAAAATATCAAAATGCGCGGGTTTGAGACCAAATCACTTTTAAAAAAGGTCGCCGCGCGCCTCGTTCCGAAAGATGTTGTCTATCGTCGAAAGATGGGCTTTGGTGTTCCAATAGGAAAATGGTTTCGCGGCGAAATGAAAGACTTTGTTCGCGGCGTTTTGCTTTCTGAAAAATCGCTGAAGCGCGGTATCGTAAAGCCTGAGATTCTTGAAAGATATGTGAACGAACACACATCTGCGGCCCGCGACCACTCGTTCCAGCTTTGGACACTGCTAATGCTCGAGCTGTGGTTTCAGCGATTTATCGATCCCTAG
- a CDS encoding DUF2075 domain-containing protein, which yields MKRFYYSNSFAEFFRQSTDEILGIMARNSDFDDVQEQKQSWIYQIECLRNVLEGFVGNLYFEYSIPRMGSRVDAILIIKHVVFVLEFKVGAIKFDEVSKEQVWDYGLDLKNFHKTSHEAIVAPILIATEATSGILLDEWKLDSDKLISPPICTNILNLRNAIEKVLQLEGQESIKPDEWADGQYSPTPTIIEAATSLYREHSVENIARTDASARNLRDTGKAISEIIAKAEKDGEKIICFVTGVPGAGKTLVGLDVATRQMRKVRHEVNEPSVFLSGNQPLVSVLTEVLAQDNVQRAKQKGQVRKIGKARGEIKAFIQNVHHYRDEYLRDTEKAPADHVAIFDEAQRAWNLAQTANFMKRRKRIDNFNQSEPEFLISCLDRHRDWAVIVCLVGGGQEINSGEAGISEWIESLNRKFSKWKMYLSERLYDSEYAAGHVIDLIKDKEHVHFDNRLHLSVSMRSFRAEKVSDFVKAILDLETETATEIFTSIRKKYPLVLTRDLHKAKEWLREMARGTERYGLLASSSAERLKATGVNVKSPMNPVHWFLKGKDDVRSSYFLEDPATEFQVQGLEVDWACVNWDADFRFKTDDWGMFCFRGHKWDRVKKSERRQFLKNAYRVLLTRARQGMVICVPNGNPDDKTRLPAFYNATYDYLRKIGIPEI from the coding sequence ATGAAGCGATTTTACTACTCAAATTCGTTTGCCGAATTCTTCCGTCAGTCAACGGATGAGATTCTCGGCATCATGGCTAGAAATAGCGACTTCGATGACGTCCAAGAGCAGAAGCAGTCTTGGATATATCAAATTGAATGCCTCCGAAATGTCTTGGAAGGTTTCGTAGGAAATCTGTATTTCGAGTATTCGATACCGAGAATGGGAAGTAGAGTTGATGCCATTCTCATCATTAAACACGTCGTTTTTGTACTTGAGTTCAAGGTAGGCGCTATCAAATTTGACGAGGTTTCTAAAGAGCAGGTCTGGGATTATGGCTTAGACCTAAAGAACTTTCATAAAACAAGTCATGAGGCGATTGTTGCCCCGATACTAATTGCAACGGAGGCAACTTCCGGTATCTTGTTAGATGAATGGAAACTTGATTCTGACAAGCTGATTTCGCCTCCGATTTGCACCAACATACTTAATCTACGTAATGCAATCGAAAAGGTCCTTCAATTGGAAGGACAAGAATCGATAAAGCCTGACGAGTGGGCCGACGGCCAGTATTCACCAACTCCAACAATAATTGAAGCAGCTACGTCCTTATATAGGGAACATTCCGTTGAAAACATTGCAAGAACTGACGCGTCCGCGCGCAATCTTCGCGATACAGGAAAAGCTATTTCTGAGATTATTGCTAAAGCCGAAAAAGATGGGGAAAAGATAATTTGTTTCGTAACAGGGGTTCCGGGGGCAGGGAAAACACTTGTCGGTCTGGATGTTGCAACCCGACAAATGCGTAAAGTTAGGCACGAGGTAAATGAGCCCAGTGTTTTTTTATCGGGTAATCAACCGTTGGTTTCAGTTCTAACGGAGGTGCTTGCGCAAGACAATGTCCAACGGGCCAAACAAAAGGGACAGGTTAGAAAAATCGGCAAGGCACGTGGGGAGATCAAAGCGTTTATTCAAAATGTTCATCATTATCGAGACGAATATCTTCGGGACACGGAAAAGGCTCCAGCAGACCATGTAGCAATTTTTGATGAAGCTCAACGCGCATGGAACCTAGCCCAGACAGCAAATTTCATGAAGCGTCGAAAACGCATTGACAACTTTAATCAATCTGAACCTGAATTCTTAATTTCTTGTTTAGACCGTCACAGGGACTGGGCAGTTATTGTCTGCTTAGTAGGTGGAGGTCAGGAGATAAATAGCGGAGAGGCCGGCATTAGTGAATGGATAGAATCACTTAATCGAAAATTTTCAAAATGGAAAATGTACTTATCAGAGCGGTTATATGATTCGGAATATGCCGCCGGACATGTAATCGATTTAATAAAAGACAAAGAGCACGTCCATTTTGATAACCGCTTGCATTTATCGGTTTCAATGCGTTCATTTCGAGCCGAAAAAGTATCGGACTTTGTAAAAGCAATTCTTGATTTAGAAACGGAAACAGCGACCGAAATATTCACGTCAATCAGAAAAAAATATCCACTTGTGCTTACTCGCGATTTACATAAAGCGAAGGAATGGCTCCGAGAAATGGCTCGCGGAACCGAGAGATATGGTCTTCTCGCGTCTTCAAGTGCCGAGCGACTCAAGGCAACGGGTGTCAACGTAAAGTCTCCTATGAATCCAGTCCATTGGTTTCTCAAAGGTAAGGATGACGTGCGATCTTCATACTTCTTGGAGGATCCGGCAACAGAATTTCAGGTTCAGGGCTTGGAGGTAGACTGGGCTTGTGTGAACTGGGATGCAGACTTTAGGTTTAAAACAGATGATTGGGGAATGTTCTGTTTTCGTGGGCACAAGTGGGACCGAGTGAAGAAATCAGAGAGGCGACAGTTTCTTAAAAACGCTTACAGAGTTCTTTTGACTCGTGCTCGTCAGGGAATGGTTATTTGTGTGCCTAATGGAAACCCGGACGATAAAACACGATTGCCTGCATTCTACAATGCGACTTATGACTATCTAAGGAAAATTGGAATTCCGGAGATCTAA
- a CDS encoding DUF3473 domain-containing protein, with protein MASTPVKNALTIDFEDWYQGLEIPYSEWDRFEDRIEKAGDKLLQILDEGNAKATFFMLGYVAEKHPELVKRIEAEGHEIGTHGFSHTLIYNQKPGLFKEELTRAITFLEDLIGKKVLGHRAPFFSITKDSLWALDILGELGIKYDSSIFPILNYRYGIADAPRFPYKIKRANHEFDEFPISTLKLPGFTMPISGGAYFRIYPYQLTKQAIKSVNRSGEPVTFYLHPWELDPDHPRIDVPRRIALTHYFNLGSTERRLRKLLRDFKMAPMKEVLAIN; from the coding sequence ATGGCAAGCACACCGGTCAAAAATGCTCTAACGATCGACTTTGAAGATTGGTATCAAGGGCTTGAGATCCCTTATTCCGAATGGGACCGATTCGAAGACAGGATCGAGAAGGCCGGTGACAAATTGCTTCAGATTCTCGACGAAGGAAACGCAAAGGCGACCTTTTTCATGCTCGGCTATGTTGCCGAAAAGCATCCTGAATTAGTAAAACGAATCGAGGCCGAAGGGCACGAGATCGGCACGCATGGCTTTTCACACACGCTGATTTACAATCAGAAACCTGGTCTTTTCAAGGAAGAATTGACCCGTGCTATCACCTTTCTCGAAGATCTTATAGGAAAAAAAGTGCTTGGCCATCGAGCTCCGTTCTTTTCGATAACAAAAGACTCGCTATGGGCTTTAGATATTTTAGGCGAGCTTGGCATTAAATACGATTCGAGCATTTTTCCAATATTAAATTATCGGTACGGGATTGCAGACGCTCCACGATTTCCCTATAAGATAAAACGTGCGAATCACGAGTTCGACGAATTTCCGATCTCGACATTAAAGCTGCCGGGCTTTACGATGCCTATCTCGGGTGGTGCGTATTTTCGTATTTATCCTTATCAATTGACCAAACAGGCAATTAAGTCCGTCAATCGGTCAGGTGAGCCGGTCACTTTTTACCTGCATCCGTGGGAGCTCGATCCCGATCATCCGAGAATCGATGTGCCGCGACGAATCGCTCTGACGCATTATTTTAATCTTGGCTCGACCGAGCGGCGTCTCAGAAAGTTGCTGCGGGATTTTAAAATGGCGCCGATGAAAGAGGTTTTGGCGATCAATTAG
- a CDS encoding PIN domain-containing protein has protein sequence MANKILTFPDASVLIYAATRPSAQTFARRMRALQVFNDPDREFVASEFLRLEVLPIAKFFGRKREVKFYETYFAGVEHWADDTALISPALALASQYGLGALDALHICAAGQLGAELVSAEKPTKPIYRAYPNISSIY, from the coding sequence ATGGCGAATAAGATCTTGACGTTTCCAGATGCCTCGGTTCTTATCTATGCCGCGACCAGGCCGAGTGCTCAGACTTTTGCCCGCCGAATGCGGGCTTTGCAGGTTTTTAACGATCCTGACCGAGAGTTCGTCGCCAGTGAATTTTTGCGATTGGAAGTTTTGCCGATAGCGAAATTTTTTGGCAGAAAACGCGAAGTTAAATTTTATGAAACATATTTTGCGGGCGTGGAGCATTGGGCTGACGACACGGCTTTGATCTCTCCGGCTCTGGCGCTGGCTTCGCAGTATGGACTCGGTGCATTGGACGCCCTTCACATCTGCGCGGCCGGTCAATTGGGAGCGGAACTTGTTTCCGCCGAAAAACCAACCAAACCGATCTACCGTGCATATCCAAATATTTCTTCGATCTATTAA
- a CDS encoding O-antigen ligase family protein encodes MNDSHENKRSIYAENVIIGNKSSRVSSAIFVLLCIVPIFSTILFGAVDKVTWVFITMFGAVIVLLWLAEAWKGKGFLLAPSAMQIPMIGLLLIGIIQLLPLGSVSVELGIPASRALSLDPYATRFFLLHLVIYIVFFASCLTFINNESRLKKTFLMVIIFGAAMAFFGILQRLANPDGIYGLRATPQAIPFGPFVNQHHFASFMEMTAGLTIGLLFGKRTAKGKKILLAIALVVMLSAIVLTSSRGGVLGIISVTAFAVLINFFSGRWSKDKRSTSEGSSIQQKVAVAAVAIALIFVVFGLVLFLGGNDSLVRGLGVTNIQDGVSNGRSHFWAIAVRIFFEHPILGAGLEAFGMAFTKHDTWSGQFRVEQAHNEYLQMLADAGIAGFLCVATFIYFLFRQGLKTISNAHGMRRDVAIGALAGCFGILIHSFFDFPMRTPSNAFFFLLLCALATVSIKTNHSETSRRRRSTTALSQ; translated from the coding sequence ATGAACGATTCACACGAGAACAAAAGATCTATCTATGCCGAGAATGTGATCATTGGCAACAAGTCGTCGCGCGTCAGCTCGGCGATTTTTGTACTGCTTTGCATCGTTCCGATCTTTTCGACGATCCTCTTTGGTGCTGTCGATAAGGTGACGTGGGTTTTCATCACCATGTTTGGAGCTGTAATCGTTCTGCTATGGCTTGCAGAAGCGTGGAAAGGTAAAGGCTTTCTGCTCGCTCCGAGCGCAATGCAAATACCAATGATTGGTCTGCTGTTAATAGGGATCATTCAGCTTTTGCCGCTTGGCAGCGTTTCGGTTGAACTCGGCATTCCTGCATCGCGCGCGCTTTCACTCGACCCTTACGCCACTCGATTTTTCCTGCTTCATCTCGTCATTTATATCGTCTTTTTTGCGTCCTGTCTTACCTTCATTAATAACGAAAGCCGGTTAAAAAAGACGTTTCTGATGGTGATAATTTTTGGCGCAGCGATGGCATTTTTCGGCATCCTACAACGCCTCGCTAATCCTGACGGCATATACGGTCTTCGTGCAACGCCTCAAGCGATACCGTTTGGACCGTTCGTCAATCAGCATCATTTCGCTTCGTTCATGGAAATGACCGCCGGGCTTACCATCGGCCTGCTTTTCGGAAAGAGAACAGCGAAGGGCAAAAAAATACTGCTCGCGATCGCATTAGTCGTAATGTTATCCGCCATCGTATTGACAAGTTCGCGCGGCGGCGTGCTCGGCATTATTTCTGTTACGGCATTTGCTGTCTTGATAAATTTCTTTTCCGGTCGATGGTCAAAGGACAAACGTTCCACTTCGGAAGGAAGCTCCATTCAACAGAAAGTTGCCGTCGCTGCGGTTGCCATTGCTTTGATCTTTGTAGTATTTGGGCTTGTATTATTTCTCGGCGGCAACGATTCATTAGTTCGCGGGCTGGGCGTTACCAATATTCAGGACGGTGTTTCAAATGGCCGAAGCCACTTTTGGGCGATAGCAGTTCGCATCTTTTTCGAACATCCTATACTCGGCGCCGGCCTCGAAGCATTTGGAATGGCGTTTACAAAACACGATACATGGAGCGGCCAATTTCGCGTCGAACAGGCACATAACGAGTACCTGCAAATGCTGGCTGACGCAGGCATTGCCGGCTTTCTATGCGTTGCAACGTTTATCTACTTTCTGTTTAGACAAGGCCTTAAAACGATCTCAAATGCTCACGGCATGCGTCGAGATGTTGCGATCGGAGCGTTGGCAGGTTGTTTTGGAATCTTGATCCACAGTTTCTTTGATTTTCCGATGCGAACGCCGTCAAACGCTTTTTTCTTTTTGCTTCTCTGCGCTCTCGCCACGGTCTCTATTAAAACAAACCATTCTGAAACTTCCAGACGCCGCCGTTCCACTACTGCACTTTCACAGTGA
- a CDS encoding methyltransferase domain-containing protein → MAVNGANSVEEKVRDHFHDDAERFDAIYGEKKGAFQKFIDNYWRGVVQKRLKINVETLKPLEGKKILDVGCGSGRFCIAFALNGADKVIGIDFAQAMIEIADKLATEAGVEDKCEFVIGGFPEAISDDDGPFEACTANGFFDYVEHPVPIITRMRELTRGKLIMSFPKAIEWRVPIRRVRFWLKGTPLFLYNEAQVRDIMTRSGVTDYKIIFLDRDYLVVANV, encoded by the coding sequence ATGGCTGTTAACGGAGCAAACTCGGTCGAGGAAAAAGTTCGAGATCATTTTCACGATGATGCCGAACGATTTGACGCGATTTATGGCGAGAAGAAAGGTGCCTTTCAAAAATTTATCGACAATTACTGGCGCGGCGTTGTGCAAAAGCGTCTTAAGATAAATGTCGAGACACTTAAGCCCCTCGAGGGTAAAAAAATACTCGATGTCGGATGCGGCAGCGGCCGATTTTGTATTGCGTTTGCTTTGAATGGAGCCGATAAAGTCATTGGCATTGATTTCGCTCAAGCGATGATCGAGATCGCTGACAAACTAGCGACCGAGGCAGGCGTCGAGGACAAATGTGAATTCGTTATCGGCGGATTTCCCGAAGCCATCTCCGATGACGACGGGCCGTTTGAAGCATGCACGGCAAACGGTTTTTTTGATTACGTTGAGCATCCCGTGCCTATCATCACACGAATGCGCGAGTTGACGCGGGGCAAATTGATAATGAGTTTCCCGAAAGCGATCGAATGGCGCGTTCCGATCAGGCGAGTGCGTTTTTGGCTAAAAGGAACACCGCTTTTTCTATACAATGAGGCTCAAGTTCGCGACATTATGACACGCTCAGGCGTGACAGATTACAAGATCATTTTTCTTGACCGCGACTATCTTGTTGTTGCCAATGTTTGA
- a CDS encoding glycosyltransferase family 4 protein, with the protein MNPHSDERTETIVTAQSIRVLHIITRMIVGGAQENTLLSVVGLDAMPEYEVTLLSGIDKGREGELLTQARETTHLIVLPEMGRSINPFFDLVTFWKLFKLIKAGRYHIVHTHASKAGVLGRLAAWLAGTPIIVHTLHSLVFHDYQPWIVNRTWWLAKKICAPVTDFFISVSDVISEKAIAAGIAKPEKFRTIYSGMELDWFLNAKFDEDNVKREFGIPLDAPVVGKIARLFPLKGHDQLMDAAPEIVKRIPNVRFFLIGDGILLEHLQERAKKYGILDNFAFAGLIDRTRIPEMISAMDVVVHTSLREGLARVLPQALAMGKPCVSFDIDGAREVVINDKTGYLVEAFDSVGLAEGIGRLLENPEMRKQFGENGRRHVDPNFRAEKMVADIAEVYQMLLTQHSDRIATFNRKTRVT; encoded by the coding sequence ATGAATCCTCATTCCGATGAGCGGACAGAAACGATCGTAACGGCACAGTCGATCCGCGTTCTGCATATAATCACGCGCATGATCGTCGGCGGGGCGCAAGAAAATACTCTTCTCTCCGTCGTCGGTCTCGACGCGATGCCTGAATATGAAGTAACACTTCTGAGCGGAATCGACAAAGGGCGTGAAGGCGAATTGCTTACACAAGCTCGCGAGACGACGCATCTGATCGTTCTTCCTGAAATGGGCCGCAGCATAAATCCGTTCTTCGATCTTGTTACATTCTGGAAACTGTTCAAACTAATAAAGGCTGGCCGCTACCACATCGTACACACGCATGCGTCAAAGGCGGGAGTTCTTGGCCGCCTTGCTGCATGGCTTGCCGGAACGCCGATAATTGTCCACACGCTGCACAGTCTTGTCTTTCATGATTACCAACCATGGATCGTCAATCGTACATGGTGGCTGGCGAAAAAAATATGCGCGCCTGTCACTGATTTCTTTATTAGCGTTTCGGATGTGATCTCGGAAAAGGCAATTGCCGCTGGTATCGCAAAGCCCGAAAAGTTTCGCACCATATATAGCGGGATGGAGTTGGACTGGTTTCTAAATGCGAAGTTCGATGAGGACAATGTGAAAAGGGAATTCGGAATACCGCTTGATGCTCCTGTTGTCGGCAAGATTGCCAGACTCTTTCCGCTCAAGGGTCACGATCAATTGATGGATGCAGCGCCAGAGATCGTAAAACGCATTCCAAATGTGAGATTTTTCCTAATAGGTGACGGTATTTTACTAGAACATTTACAGGAAAGAGCAAAAAAATACGGCATTCTCGACAACTTTGCTTTTGCAGGCCTGATCGATCGAACGCGGATCCCAGAAATGATCTCAGCGATGGATGTCGTTGTTCACACCAGCTTGCGCGAAGGCTTAGCCCGCGTTCTGCCGCAGGCGCTCGCAATGGGCAAGCCGTGTGTTTCGTTTGATATTGACGGAGCAAGAGAGGTAGTCATAAATGATAAGACAGGCTATCTTGTCGAAGCCTTTGATTCCGTTGGACTTGCTGAGGGAATCGGGCGGCTTCTTGAAAACCCGGAAATGAGGAAGCAATTTGGCGAGAATGGCAGACGCCATGTCGATCCGAATTTCCGTGCGGAAAAAATGGTCGCTGACATTGCCGAGGTTTATCAGATGCTGCTAACACAACACTCTGACCGGATAGCCACGTTTAACCGAAAAACTCGCGTTACATAA
- a CDS encoding energy transducer TonB: MRLIILASIAALSVINLFAQEKSITVEPYFLGEAQPTKIKLPLPEYPKDAKKAGLGGRVSVIVTVDENGHVTTGGADGPYPVCQSVTTPSVLALRLAATNAAKKAEFKPALVNEKPVSVNGRINYLFTTPPTKQSKEDSMKVAFAGSAEPTEKLTEGQNGDPSLSPKTVGGGVLNGKAMSLAKPPYPAAAKAIRAGGAVSVQVVILEDGSMYSAEAFSGHPLLRRSSEIAACSSKFTPTLLSGQPVKVSGIIVYNYVP; this comes from the coding sequence ATGAGATTGATCATACTCGCCAGCATCGCTGCACTCTCGGTCATAAATCTTTTCGCCCAAGAAAAGAGCATAACAGTCGAGCCTTATTTCCTCGGCGAGGCTCAGCCGACCAAGATCAAGTTACCATTGCCTGAGTACCCGAAAGATGCAAAAAAAGCAGGACTCGGCGGTCGCGTCTCTGTAATCGTAACAGTTGATGAAAATGGGCACGTGACGACTGGTGGCGCTGACGGCCCTTATCCAGTGTGCCAATCAGTCACCACACCAAGTGTTCTCGCTCTCAGGCTCGCTGCAACAAACGCCGCAAAAAAGGCTGAATTTAAACCGGCGTTGGTGAATGAAAAACCTGTCAGCGTCAATGGACGAATCAACTATCTCTTCACTACTCCGCCTACTAAACAGTCGAAAGAGGATTCTATGAAAGTTGCTTTTGCGGGCAGTGCTGAGCCAACTGAAAAGTTAACCGAAGGGCAGAATGGGGATCCATCCTTATCACCAAAAACCGTGGGGGGCGGTGTTCTAAACGGTAAGGCAATGTCTCTCGCCAAACCGCCCTACCCAGCTGCTGCAAAAGCTATTCGTGCAGGCGGCGCCGTATCTGTTCAAGTGGTGATACTTGAAGATGGGAGCATGTATTCTGCCGAAGCTTTTTCAGGCCATCCATTGCTTCGACGGTCGTCCGAGATTGCGGCTTGTAGCTCAAAATTTACGCCAACTCTTCTTTCAGGGCAACCAGTCAAAGTATCAGGAATAATTGTCTATAACTATGTTCCCTGA